The DNA region GCTTCTCGAGGTTGGCCTTGTAACGACGCGACCAGTTGGTGGGTTCCTCAGTGAACGGGGCACGCAGCACCTCGAACACACGGTCGAGGCCCTCCCGTCCGATGACGTCGCGCACGCCGACGAGATCGACGTTCTCAGCAGGCACTTCGATCGTGAGATCGCCCTGCGTGACGTTCAGCTTGAGGTAGACCTTCTCTTCGCCCTTGATGATCCTGGTCTTGACTTCGGTGATGGTTGCCGCACCATGATGCGGGTAAACGACGGTTTCGCCGACCTCGAAAAGCATGAATATATGTCCCTTCAGCAACCTACAGAATACCACAGGCTGCATGGTGGTAAGGTTCGCCTCCGCCAGCGCATCGCGCGCCCCCGAGACCGCGCGTGCGCTAGGCTCGACACCGGATTTCATCGCGCCCGGCACGGGTTCCCGTCGCGGAGGCGCAGAGCTTGGGAGGGCACTGTGAGAGGCCGTATCGCGTCATCCGTCATCGTTGCGGCTGCGATCATCGTCGGCACCGCCGGCTGCAACCTGACCGCGCCGCAGGCGACGACGTACCACTACTTCGCCAGCGACGGCGTGAGCGGCGATATCGGCGAGATCGGCATCCGCAACGCCGTCGTCGTGACCGACAAGGGCAAGCTCGGCAACCTCGTCACGACCATCGTGAACTCGGGCTCCGAGGACGTCGAGATCACCGTGCAGCACGAGTCGTCGAGCG from Leifsonia sp. Root1293 includes:
- a CDS encoding CarD family transcriptional regulator — protein: MLFEVGETVVYPHHGAATITEVKTRIIKGEEKVYLKLNVTQGDLTIEVPAENVDLVGVRDVIGREGLDRVFEVLRAPFTEEPTNWSRRYKANLEKLASGDVIKVSEVVRDLWRRDQDRGLSAGEKRMLAKARQILISELALAEKTDEEKASTVLDEVLAS